In Tenebrio molitor chromosome 1, icTenMoli1.1, whole genome shotgun sequence, the sequence TTGTCGCAGCAAgttattttgaacatttcgTAACATCTCAGGTTTCACAGTCGAAATAGACTCCTGCAGTCTGTTTTCCAATTCTTCCAAAGTGTCCACTGGCTCACGGTATATGAAGTCTTTAAATTGATTCCACAGAAAAAAATCCACTGGCGTGAGATCTGAAGAATTTGGGGGCCAAACTACAGGACCTCCTCGACCGATCCACCTATGCAaatatagttctcccagagctgcagcggttttatggcagggcaatagtaattattacgcctgttgagatgccgatacgcgacataaacagacccctgtcaatcatcattttcgttctatacctgtcagtttacagggtagtacttggacgaatttacgattacgggttgtacttgcggtttaaacctattgtcggtgttgttaacgtttatacaatggtaccctgccataaaaccgctgcagctctgggagaactttACCATGTATTCAATACTTGCTGGGTTAACCTTGAATTGCGTGGAGGGGCCCGTCATGCTGAAACCATATTTGTCTCCTCAAGTTTAAATCGACGTCTTGCAATAATTCCGGAAGATTGTTTTCAAGAAAATCTGAATAATCTTCACCATTTAGACGTCGAGGAAGGCGAAAAGGTCCTgtctaaaaatacaaacattagAAATCTTAGATTAAAAGTGAAATTACTAAAGTTATTACCAAACGGTCATTAATTATTCCAGCTCACACATTAatactaaatttttattgaaaacctctaactttgtaataataattgaattttcggatgaaaaaaattagcaaATGACGTGAGCGacaaaatgattaaaaaaacgtcagtgtcaaaataattaattcaaaatcacCATTTTTTTACATGGCACGCTTTGGAAATTGTTGCAGTTTTATAGGAAAAATCCTCATTGGTCAAATTAAACAGTTTCTAGCTCTCTAATCCTTGAAGcctgaacaatttttttgcagaTTTGGATTTCATTAGGGATCACGATTCTGTTATTCATCGGTTTGGTGCCAATTCTGGGACACGCTGTATAATCTCACAACGGCAGTGCGGCAACttgcaaacactttgacagtgcgagagtttaaaaaacggatagtataatctgtttcaaaatcaaaaatccaccaacactgcattctacctcgaaaatacaaccgacaacgtcgccaacttttgtttttagtgtgtttgcaagCGTCAgtaaaaagtggggttatgaaagaaaaccaTTGACAGTCATTTAGGTCGtaattcatcgtgtttttttgttctcattttattatatcactcaaaagttatgatatggtagctaccacctttttgtatataataattcttttgtgttacgtaaataaactcaacagttcaatgttaaattttggcggaaggttgggccaacccaaaaaaatgaaacttattcgagggatttcttttttttgtgccaacataattcaacaggtggtggattttttattttgaaacagattatatgtacagttgcggccgttgaaaactcagacactttgacaacgccaaacttttagctttgtaaatggtattgaaagtgacgtttctcaaaatgtcactcaaacattatccacattaatttctctggcaatggctcttatactcacaccgtccctcagtcaaacacacttttgcaaatcagataattgcggcatttcaaaagttacgcgcgattctgacctaatatgtcaaatactgacactgactttataatccttgatgaaaatcctgtttacgctaatccaatttcggaatttatacagagtgtttaaatctttcctggctgagatttcaacggccgcaactgtacaatgagggacatggaatcctgggcagtctgttatttcaaaaagtgtcaatgtaaatgcacctttaccgtcattatgattgatattttcaaaagcaCTGTTAACTTGGTTATGAGTATgagctaaggtatggtttagaaattttgacaactgagtgacacatctgcccagttttccgtgtccccaatagtataCAGTATACCGATATTATCAGAAATGGTTCACTTTCTTAAAGTTGAAAATGTGTATTTACGATTTATTATTAGAACACATCTATATTTATTGCTAatgcaatatttttatatgCCACTTCtttaaaatcattttgttGATCCGTTTACATATGAATTGgccaatttcaattattatgttatgTACCATGAAAGTTacggaattttaatattttccataGAAACGGTTACGTGTAGGTACGCTAgcaataaattcaatttaaaaaacattattgaAAAGGTGGAAAAAATGAAGGAAATTCGAATCGTACAGTGTGTTGAAAGGTTCTAGGCACTGTACGATAAGTCTTCCAAAGACTTTGAGGACGGTGTGACGAAGGAAATGATTTGGAGTAGCTGATTTATCCATGTTTTTGTaacgcgtttttttttttcgtggtttcttctttctttattACGACCTGTCTCGTGTAAGACCACAGCCCAGGCAGCTTCTAAAACCACGTTTTCACAAaacatatttgacaattagTTTGACACTTAAAAAGTCAACAATCATATCACGTTTTGTCATGAactataaattgaattttaaactttatgttatgtttatgatttttgaCTATGTTATGCTATATGTATACGGAACTATAAATCGTGCTTTAGACTAATGCCGCGTTTACACTATGCGAATGTTGCTTACACAAGTATTGTTTTCaagtaaagagcgatcaaattaatttgtaatcgagttatccatgaatctgaaatcgtatgtcgttacttgaacttcacgctccaataaacacagcttgaaacacaggttagatttCGACATATCAAATATCAATCGCAAATGatatacggattcaaatccatggattaCTCGATAGTTGGacaaaatattgataaataaatttaaaaaattaaactaaattcAGAAGCACAAATTCCGTGATCCTATTTGGTAACTTGAATTGCCCCCCATTATAAATTTACTCAcccacaaatattttttatttatatacaaACTGCTAGCTGCTGTAAAAGTAGAGAGTTTCTCTACTTGACTTGCGTATAAGTTTTACTTGTACAACTACTTAAACAAGTACCTGCAAAGCCGTTGACACTATGCCATTCAGTGAAAGCAAGTACTTGTGTAAGTAAAACTGGCATAGTGTTAACTTGGCATATGCCAAATGCTTTTGATCTAGCCCACTCTATTTAGTAATTAgaagattattttattaagaagTGATAAATTTTTGTTAGGTTCAACAACTTTTGAAACACGCAACAGATCAGTACGGAGAATTAGAGACAAAACACAAGGAAACGGAATTAACTCATGAAGAAATTTTAGCCAAAAAGAACGAGTGTATAGCAATGTTGAAAAAAGAATTAGAAGTTTCCAAAGAGCTCCTTGATAATTGTAAACAAGATCAAATACATAAAGACATCGAAGGTATGAACAtgtggttttaattattcgtTCAATATTAAAGAGACTTTGTTAGGTTTGTCTCCTACAGCTGCTTCCGCTTCTCGTTTGTTGAAGTCAGGTATGACCATAACAGAAATCTATGCACAGTACGTAACTATTTCTGAAAGACTGGTCGACatggaaaaagaaaatgcaCAATTGAAGAATTATATCAACAGCATCGTTCATGAAGTTGAAGAAAAAGGTCctcttataaaaaaattaagagagGATTACAGTAATACATTGGATGCCAACGAGACGTTAAAAAATTCGAACGATCAGCTACTGAATGAAATTCATCAACTTCGTGACACAAATGCTCAGTGTTCTAGACTCGAGGAAGCACTTGCAAGAGAGAATGTGCGATACAAGAAAGAAGTGGCGGATTTGAGCCGTCAGGTGTGTCATTTATTGCAAGAAATAGAAAATTCTCGCGTTGGATCTTCATCTACTTCAACAGACATGGACCTAAGTGACAGTGTTAGTTCGGCCGATATCATTACGAAGAAACTAGTTACTTTTAATGATATCTCTGAGTTGCAAAAGAATAATCAAAAACTGCTTGCCATAGTTCGCGAATTAACTGAACGTCAAGAAGAAGCGGAATCATTCGATCCCGCCGCTATTTCAGACTTAAAAATGAAAGTCGATCATTTACGAGAATCTCAGAGTGAGCTTCTTGAAGAACGTGAtcgacaaaataaaatgatgatgACATTAAGCAATCAAAGGGATATGTATAAAAACTTGTATACGCAAGCTATTAAAGCAACGGGAGAGGAAGTTCCATCACAATTAGAAACTTCATTTGGTTTGAGGGACTCCGCGGGAGATAAtgacaaaattcaaaatgataATGAATCTCAAGGTGATGATAAAGTTCAAGAACTGATGACTCAAATAGAAAACTACAAGAAGAAAATCGAACATctgaaaaatgagaacgagACATATCGCAAGGAAAAATCtgcaaatgaaaaaatattgttggaaCAACTTGAAAATATGAGAggagaaattaaagaattggTTAAAGCTAATTGTAAGTTATCTTCACAAGTAGAAAATAATGAAGAGAAGTTCAAAGTATCACAGAATAATGTAgagatttataaaaaacaaatcaacgCATTggagaaacaaaataaaatttacaatgaaaCAGTAATTAAACACGAACAAGCTATTACATATCTCAAAGATGAGACAATGCAGTCACAGACCAAATTATCAAGAGCAGAAGTGATGCTGGCAAATCTTCAGAAAGAAAATGCTCTTTTGAAAGATGCTGAAATGCGTTTGGTCAAAGAGAGAGAAAGCATGAAGCGCGAATCTCTCAATCAAAATATGATACAGACCAATATAGAGTTGATCAAAGCAACCTTAGAAAGAACAGACGCTGAAGGAAAGCTTAGGTTAGAAGCAAGGCTGGATGAAGCTCATCGTGAATGTGCTGCTTTAAGACGACGTCTTCAAGAAGAACAGGATCGTTTTAGACAATTATCGGAACATTTAGAAAGTCAAGCTCAACTTGCCCAACAACGGATGACTGAAGAAAAAACTGAAGCCGATAAATTGCGTAAAGAGTTAGCAAACAATAGAGATGAACTTATACAAAAAGCTAATCAGATCGAAGATTTAACGaagaaactgaaaacgtcggtTTTCGTTATACCAGAATCGAACATAGACGGGCACAGAATTTGCGAATTAGAACAGCAGGTAAATGATTACAAAGCAGAGATTGACGCTTTGAAATCTAAGTTAAAAACAACGAAAGAAGCTTCGGAACAGTATTTCAATGTTGCCAGCACTGCAGAAAATCAAATGAAGATTTTAATGGAGCAACAAAAAGAGTGTGAACTAAAACTAGAAAATCAGAAGACCGTAATCAAACAGTTGCAAGAAAAATGTGCTGAACTCGAAGGTGAATTATCTTTACAAATGGACGATCAAGACATCGCAAACGCAAGTACTCGTACCAAATCCAATCAGTTGGAAGAAGaattaaatgttaaaactATGGATCTGCAAACGGCAAGAGAACAACTAGAAAATGCacgaaatgaaaataaatcgttAGTAGAAAATCTCAAGgctgttgaaaataaatatgcaAGAGAAGTAATGTTACATTCAACCGATCTGCAGATGTTGACTGATTTGAAATCTGAATTAGAGAAAGCCACTAATGAATTAAACGACGTGAAAAAAGATCGAGATTGCGCTTTGGAAGCTCTTAACCAAAATAAATCAAGTTGGAACgatcaagaaaaaataatacaaaaagaaaaggaaGAAATTGAGAAAAGATTTAAGGATCTGGATGCTCAGAATAGTCTGTTACTGGATCAAATTCAGGCTTTTAATACACAATTGTCGTTAATTCAAGCACAAGCAAGTTCCGATCAAAATCAATCCAGTGGTGATGTTTCCTTAAATAGGTCATTTACAGAAGATGAAATGAAGTCTGAACAGTTACTaacaattataaaatatttgcgaCAAGAAAAGGACATATCTGTGAGCAAAGCAGAAATAATAGAAGCCGAATATGAAAGACTAAAATCTCAGTatgaattgttatcaaaacAACTAACTGAAACCAAAGCAGTGGTTGAAGCAGAACGGCAGAAATCAGAAGTATCGATGGTTACTGCAGCCAAGCATGCTGAAGTACTGCGGAAAGTTGAAACCTTAAATGCGATTACAGATAGTAATAGAGCCTTGCGTCAGGAAAGAGATTCGTTGAGATCACAAATTGATGAATTAAAGGAACGTTCCGATAATTTGGCAACTGAATTAGCCCCAATTCAAGAGAAAAATAGAGAACTGAGTATCAAAGCGGAAGCTATGCAAACAGAGAACATTTCATTGAGAGGGGAATGTACAAGGTGGAGACAGAGAGCACAAATGTTGATTGAGAAATCAAATAGAACGAGTCCTGAAGactggaaaaaattacaaaatgaacGTGAAACTCTTGCTAAACAACTAACTATAGAAAGAGGTAatgttgcaaaaattactgATGAAGTAAACACCTTAAAACATGAAAAGAACAAATTAGAGGAACaaacgaaaaatttgaaatctcAAAATAATACCCAAAGTGAAGAAATTAATCGGTTAAAAGAAGATTTTGGCTCTTTACAAAATCAACTGCAACAACTCGCACAAACACTAGAACAGACCCAGGAACGTAACAAACAAATATTGGAGGAAAATAGATTGCTTACTGAGCATACTGCTGGAAAGGATGTAAATATAACGgaacttaaaaataatttgacccAAATTCGTAAGATTGCTAAAAAATATAAGATACAGTGTGAAGATCAAATCAATGAAATTAAAACTCTGAAAGAAGAAAAGGAATTAAAAGAAAGCGAGCaaagttcaaatgaaagacAATTACAAGATCAGCGCACAGAATTGGAAGAAAAGATAGTCCAAATGGAAGAAAGCAGTAAAGAGGCTACCGAAAAACTGAACCAACAAATAGCGGCGTTAACTgatgaaaatgataattataaaaaagaaatagaaaATCTCAAACAAGGAGCTTTAGACAGAGAAGAAAAGTTCAAAAATCTATTTAAAAATGCTAAAGAACGCATAGTAACTTTAACTGAACAAGTTAACGCTTTGAGAAGTCAGCTTGGTAACCAGGAAAGTTCAGGGTcaacaaatgaaaatgtaGAAGAAGGTAGTAGCACTGGAAACAACAGTGAtcttttaatgaaaattgatAATCTAGAAAAAGAGAAGGCCAATATTTTAGCTGATAAAAggcaagaaaatgaaaaatattcctCAGAAATAGAATCATTAATGCAGAAAGTCACCCAATTGCAACGACAACTTGGTCAGCAAGGTTCTAAACCCAGTACTAGTTCAGGTTCATCTGAAAAACCGGCCAGTGAGCCACCAACAGCAAATATTAAACCGATGGCGGGTATGTTACTTTAGTTCAAAAAGATGAAAGAAcacatatatatttttttaggaCATTCAACAAATACTCAAACACAATCAGTACCAATTCATCCATGGCGCAGCGGTGAAACTCCACTAGCTAGTATTAGACCAATGTCACAACAGCTACGAACTGTTACTGTTTTACCAACAAGTCAGAGTCCTAGTGCTGTCATGGTTCCTCCACAACAGCAGGTATGGCAAAGATtaaatcaagaaaataaaaatagttatcTTCATATTTTGAAATGCAGGTGCATACAACTGGTTCCAGCACAATAGAGGCACTTTCTAGTAGTAGCCCCACGAGTTCTCACACAGACTATGTTCCTGCCACAAGTTCCGCTAGTCCGGCAATGTTGGGCCCAAGGCAGGTTGTCGTTCCTCCAACTCAGTCATCTCAAGATACAGAAGATGAAGAGGCGAATATGCAGgtattgtgttgtttttttgcCATTTTATCATTTCTTTTCAAGCATGTACCACTCTCAGGTACAGACCGCTCCCCAACAACAAGCTGTAGCTCTAGTTCTTCCGAGAGTTGAACCACCAAGCAGTGGACCAACACAAGAACAAGGAactagtagtagtagtagctCAAATACTGTGACGACCACACAAGCTGGTTTAAAACGCCAAAGAGATTCTGACACTGACCCGACAGATGAACAAACAAAAGTTCAGCAgcaaaataaaagaagtagAGTTCAGCAAACTGGAACAGTGAGTGACAGCGGTTTAGAAGTAGAATATCAAGTGCCAACCAGTAGTCAAAGAGATCACGATGATGATAACGTCATAGTCGTTGAAAGCGACGAGGAAGGTGGAGCTGATGAAGGAGAAGGTGCAGATGATGAACCAGATGACCCTGACACTGAAGGGTATGATATGGAAGGAATGGTACGTTATTGTTATGTTAAagtcaaatttatattttaagttTAAACATTCAGGAGCAAGATAATTATGAGGACGCCGATTGTCAAGATGTTGAAGAAGAGGAAGGGGGAAATGAAGTTGAAGTAATCGAAGACTCGAGTGAGGTTCCAAATCAAAGTGAAAGATCTTTACAAGAAGGTAGTTCTCAAGAAGAAAACGTAGAACCAACTCAACCAGAAGCCACTAGTAGTGGAACAGATGGTATGTTAAATAGGTGTAAGTTTTGGTGTTGGTAGTAAGTAAAAAGTATTACCTATATTAATGGCGATTAAATTTTGTGACCATTTAAGtatattttagttttattttttgtatttcatgttttttatttttgaaactttgctTTAAGGGGGCCCTGGTGGTGTAACCTTATCCCAAGCCTCGACATCAGTGTCCATGACAATGCCCTCCCTCTCACGAACCAGACCTATAGCCCCACTCCCATCTAGACAACAACAATCTCATCTGTTGTTGTCACACGGTCTGGAAGAGGGCGGCGATGATAGTATTGTTCCATCAACGCCCACATTATTTGTACCGAGAAGATCTGACGGTTTCGGTGAGGCCGTTAGTTCTCCTCACGTGCCTACAAGCGGGAGGTTTACTTTTAACGAGAGTATTCCTCCGAACACTGCCGGTTCTAGCGAGGTCGTTCCCGAGCAGACTTTAGAAGTCACAAATATGGACGAGAACAGTATGGACTATTAACATTGTCAATTCTATATTTTCTAATAATCGTTTTTCTTTGTTGTAGGCACTGGCAGAAGCGTTCCTAGTACACCTTTACAAGCGTCACCCCAAGAACCTGTACCCGGAGGCGAAGAACAAAGTACCAGTCAGACAACACAATCGGACGGTAAGTTAagacatttttaaatcatttacttAATGCTCTACTGGACAGTAACCTCATACGTTCTGACCATAAATGCAATATATCCTAGGCAAATTGCAGTTATGTTACTCGTAGAAATctaaatattgcttttaatattataatttttaaaaatgtgctgcattttattatatgaattcattttcaaatggCTAatgttaacatttttaaagtattaaattttacaactgATGAACAGAATTTTGCGCAGTCGGCTGTTTCGAAAAGCGATTATCAATAATATTGGTTCACTAATAATAGTACAGCATCTTTATTTAGTTACTTAACATgggttataattattttataagtctattttataagaaatatatttttataactatGTATATATTCATTAATTGTTATTGGTGTGGTGAATAAATATTTGAGAAATTATATTGTTAGATTTAGTTGCGAATAAAGTAGTGAGAATAAAAGGCCGATATTACAGCTGAAATACCTTCTATTACTGTGAGTGGTGCCGATGATGACGAACCAGCAGCTGAAGGCAGTTCAGAAGAATGCATGGGTCCACCAAGTATCGCTGGTACATCAACTGAGGGTGCTCAAGAAACTGGGCAACCAGAGGAGTCTGAAGGTTACGACGGGGTAACGCTTAGATTTATACGTGTTTTGAATAAGAACTAATATTATTACTAACCCCAGGTTAGTTCTGAAGGTGAAAAACAACCAAGTACCGAAGATGGGGAAGAAGAAGGAAGAGAAGCTGAAGCTTCTCCCAGTACGAACACTAGATCTAGGACAAC encodes:
- the LOC138136631 gene encoding nucleoprotein TPR-like isoform X2, translated to MEVSYIFAPVISQEEWASVPTAIAKKLETFVGEKFEELITSKALLETNRRNAEQASIESKTKYETLCKENEDLKLRLQAATNTITELESQISQITNDVSKLQSLSNKLETEAAEYRHQRNLAVDERDEQVKMLLRRNAEIERLQTDLTTLTKQFEAAVNAKCEALAQADEVSSMKLRLEYREKRIEQERQLLNNQIESLTEDLNARTEELLNMRRDNTSRCIQLETKLTEKTQELMVANEQIKSLTELNNNFANRNEELSQKLLNQREADAKMNESYLHEIEAKTKLANAYKSMFEESQQHTEGLQEALAEVQQLLKHATDQYGELETKHKETELTHEEILAKKNECIAMLKKELEVSKELLDNCKQDQIHKDIEGLSPTAASASRLLKSGMTITEIYAQYVTISERLVDMEKENAQLKNYINSIVHEVEEKGPLIKKLREDYSNTLDANETLKNSNDQLLNEIHQLRDTNAQCSRLEEALARENVRYKKEVADLSRQVCHLLQEIENSRVGSSSTSTDMDLSDSVSSADIITKKLVTFNDISELQKNNQKLLAIVRELTERQEEAESFDPAAISDLKMKVDHLRESQSELLEERDRQNKMMMTLSNQRDMYKNLYTQAIKATGEEVPSQLETSFGLRDSAGDNDKIQNDNESQGDDKVQELMTQIENYKKKIEHLKNENETYRKEKSANEKILLEQLENMRGEIKELVKANCKLSSQVENNEEKFKVSQNNVEIYKKQINALEKQNKIYNETVIKHEQAITYLKDETMQSQTKLSRAEVMLANLQKENALLKDAEMRLVKERESMKRESLNQNMIQTNIELIKATLERTDAEGKLRLEARLDEAHRECAALRRRLQEEQDRFRQLSEHLESQAQLAQQRMTEEKTEADKLRKELANNRDELIQKANQIEDLTKKLKTSVFVIPESNIDGHRICELEQQVNDYKAEIDALKSKLKTTKEASEQYFNVASTAENQMKILMEQQKECELKLENQKTVIKQLQEKCAELEGELSLQMDDQDIANASTRTKSNQLEEELNVKTMDLQTAREQLENARNENKSLVENLKAVENKYAREVMLHSTDLQMLTDLKSELEKATNELNDVKKDRDCALEALNQNKSSWNDQEKIIQKEKEEIEKRFKDLDAQNSLLLDQIQAFNTQLSLIQAQASSDQNQSSGDVSLNRSFTEDEMKSEQLLTIIKYLRQEKDISVSKAEIIEAEYERLKSQYELLSKQLTETKAVVEAERQKSEVSMVTAAKHAEVLRKVETLNAITDSNRALRQERDSLRSQIDELKERSDNLATELAPIQEKNRELSIKAEAMQTENISLRGECTRWRQRAQMLIEKSNRTSPEDWKKLQNERETLAKQLTIERGNVAKITDEVNTLKHEKNKLEEQTKNLKSQNNTQSEEINRLKEDFGSLQNQLQQLAQTLEQTQERNKQILEENRLLTEHTAGKDVNITELKNNLTQIRKIAKKYKIQCEDQINEIKTLKEEKELKESEQSSNERQLQDQRTELEEKIVQMEESSKEATEKLNQQIAALTDENDNYKKEIENLKQGALDREEKFKNLFKNAKERIVTLTEQVNALRSQLGNQESSGSTNENVEEGSSTGNNSDLLMKIDNLEKEKANILADKRQENEKYSSEIESLMQKVTQLQRQLGQQGSKPSTSSGSSEKPASEPPTANIKPMAGHSTNTQTQSVPIHPWRSGETPLASIRPMSQQLRTVTVLPTSQSPSAVMVPPQQQVHTTGSSTIEALSSSSPTSSHTDYVPATSSASPAMLGPRQVVVPPTQSSQDTEDEEANMQVQTAPQQQAVALVLPRVEPPSSGPTQEQGTSSSSSSNTVTTTQAGLKRQRDSDTDPTDEQTKVQQQNKRSRVQQTGTVSDSGLEVEYQVPTSSQRDHDDDNVIVVESDEEGGADEGEGADDEPDDPDTEGYDMEGMEQDNYEDADCQDVEEEEGGNEVEVIEDSSEVPNQSERSLQEGSSQEENVEPTQPEATSSGTDGGPGGVTLSQASTSVSMTMPSLSRTRPIAPLPSRQQQSHLLLSHGLEEGGDDSIVPSTPTLFVPRRSDGFGEAVSSPHVPTSGRFTFNESIPPNTAGSSEVVPEQTLEVTNMDENSTGRSVPSTPLQASPQEPVPGGEEQSTSQTTQSDAEIPSITVSGADDDEPAAEGSSEECMGPPSIAGTSTEGAQETGQPEESEGYDGVSSEGEKQPSTEDGEEEGREAEASPSTNTRSRTTRGGSGGRRSVRQMSSRGMTRSGPTPIVWGDQRNAPQRHSDGPRGRPNIQSNYSPRAARRARGRAQRPYGRF
- the LOC138136631 gene encoding nucleoprotein TPR-like isoform X1; translated protein: MEVSYIFAPVISQEEWASVPTAIAKKLETFVGEKFEELITSKALLETNRRNAEQASIESKTKYETLCKENEDLKLRLQAATNTITELESQISQITNDVSKLQSLSNKLETEAAEYRHQRNLAVDERDEQVKMLLRRNAEIERLQTDLTTLTKQFEAAVNAKCEALAQADEVSSMKLRLEYREKRIEQERQLLNNQIESLTEDLNARTEELLNMRRDNTSRCIQLETKLTEKTQELMVANEQIKSLTELNNNFANRNEELSQKLLNQREADAKMNESYLHEIEAKTKLANAYKSMFEESQQHTEGLQEALAEVQQLLKHATDQYGELETKHKETELTHEEILAKKNECIAMLKKELEVSKELLDNCKQDQIHKDIEGLSPTAASASRLLKSGMTITEIYAQYVTISERLVDMEKENAQLKNYINSIVHEVEEKGPLIKKLREDYSNTLDANETLKNSNDQLLNEIHQLRDTNAQCSRLEEALARENVRYKKEVADLSRQVCHLLQEIENSRVGSSSTSTDMDLSDSVSSADIITKKLVTFNDISELQKNNQKLLAIVRELTERQEEAESFDPAAISDLKMKVDHLRESQSELLEERDRQNKMMMTLSNQRDMYKNLYTQAIKATGEEVPSQLETSFGLRDSAGDNDKIQNDNESQGDDKVQELMTQIENYKKKIEHLKNENETYRKEKSANEKILLEQLENMRGEIKELVKANCKLSSQVENNEEKFKVSQNNVEIYKKQINALEKQNKIYNETVIKHEQAITYLKDETMQSQTKLSRAEVMLANLQKENALLKDAEMRLVKERESMKRESLNQNMIQTNIELIKATLERTDAEGKLRLEARLDEAHRECAALRRRLQEEQDRFRQLSEHLESQAQLAQQRMTEEKTEADKLRKELANNRDELIQKANQIEDLTKKLKTSVFVIPESNIDGHRICELEQQVNDYKAEIDALKSKLKTTKEASEQYFNVASTAENQMKILMEQQKECELKLENQKTVIKQLQEKCAELEGELSLQMDDQDIANASTRTKSNQLEEELNVKTMDLQTAREQLENARNENKSLVENLKAVENKYAREVMLHSTDLQMLTDLKSELEKATNELNDVKKDRDCALEALNQNKSSWNDQEKIIQKEKEEIEKRFKDLDAQNSLLLDQIQAFNTQLSLIQAQASSDQNQSSGDVSLNRSFTEDEMKSEQLLTIIKYLRQEKDISVSKAEIIEAEYERLKSQYELLSKQLTETKAVVEAERQKSEVSMVTAAKHAEVLRKVETLNAITDSNRALRQERDSLRSQIDELKERSDNLATELAPIQEKNRELSIKAEAMQTENISLRGECTRWRQRAQMLIEKSNRTSPEDWKKLQNERETLAKQLTIERGNVAKITDEVNTLKHEKNKLEEQTKNLKSQNNTQSEEINRLKEDFGSLQNQLQQLAQTLEQTQERNKQILEENRLLTEHTAGKDVNITELKNNLTQIRKIAKKYKIQCEDQINEIKTLKEEKELKESEQSSNERQLQDQRTELEEKIVQMEESSKEATEKLNQQIAALTDENDNYKKEIENLKQGALDREEKFKNLFKNAKERIVTLTEQVNALRSQLGNQESSGSTNENVEEGSSTGNNSDLLMKIDNLEKEKANILADKRQENEKYSSEIESLMQKVTQLQRQLGQQGSKPSTSSGSSEKPASEPPTANIKPMAGHSTNTQTQSVPIHPWRSGETPLASIRPMSQQLRTVTVLPTSQSPSAVMVPPQQQVHTTGSSTIEALSSSSPTSSHTDYVPATSSASPAMLGPRQVVVPPTQSSQDTEDEEANMQVQTAPQQQAVALVLPRVEPPSSGPTQEQGTSSSSSSNTVTTTQAGLKRQRDSDTDPTDEQTKVQQQNKRSRVQQTGTVSDSGLEVEYQVPTSSQRDHDDDNVIVVESDEEGGADEGEGADDEPDDPDTEGQIYILSLNIQEQDNYEDADCQDVEEEEGGNEVEVIEDSSEVPNQSERSLQEGSSQEENVEPTQPEATSSGTDGGPGGVTLSQASTSVSMTMPSLSRTRPIAPLPSRQQQSHLLLSHGLEEGGDDSIVPSTPTLFVPRRSDGFGEAVSSPHVPTSGRFTFNESIPPNTAGSSEVVPEQTLEVTNMDENSTGRSVPSTPLQASPQEPVPGGEEQSTSQTTQSDAEIPSITVSGADDDEPAAEGSSEECMGPPSIAGTSTEGAQETGQPEESEGYDGVSSEGEKQPSTEDGEEEGREAEASPSTNTRSRTTRGGSGGRRSVRQMSSRGMTRSGPTPIVWGDQRNAPQRHSDGPRGRPNIQSNYSPRAARRARGRAQRPYGRF